One Anolis carolinensis isolate JA03-04 chromosome 4, rAnoCar3.1.pri, whole genome shotgun sequence DNA window includes the following coding sequences:
- the rnf4 gene encoding E3 ubiquitin-protein ligase RNF4, which translates to MSPTDSKRCATKRRKNKRSTDLVSSNLVDDLEEKSIAPSSSTNTSSSPSTSSVAFSLQTSATAASTRNENGLLLATDTAMPSISSEMIGKSEVSKKRCGGTINSRQTCKRSRISTFTADSASQVEPIDLEENPCEEVVDLTCESSDPVVVDLTCNDSVVIVEENVCQQRNQHLRSQQLADSCVLSSDDDEPRDNDVVLTDTLPRELELLEDGISSARRSGTVSCPICMDGYSEIVQSGRLIVSTKCGHVFCSQCLRDSLKNVNSCPTCRKKLGYKQYHPIYI; encoded by the coding sequence ATGAGCCCAACTGATTCCAAGCGTTGTGCTACCAAGCGCAGGAAAAACAAGAGATCTACTGATCTGGTCTCTTCAAACCTAGTTGATGATTTGGAGGAGAAGTCTATCGCCCCTTCTTCTTCAACCAACACCTCCTCATCTCCATCAACTTCTTCTGTGGCCTTCTCTTTACAGACATCCGCCACTGCTGCTTCTACTAGAAATGAAAATGGCCTTCTGTTAGCAACTGACACAGCCATGCCATCCATTTCCAGTGAAATGATAGGGAAGAGTGAAGTTTCCAAGAAGCGCTGTGGAGGAACGATTAATTCTAGACAAACTTGCAAGCGAAGCAGAATATCTACTTTTACTGCTGACAGTGCTTCACAGGTAGAACCTATTGATCTTGAAGAAAATCCTTGTGAAGAAGTAGTAGACCTCACTTGCGAATCTTCAGACCCAGTTGTGGTTGATCTGACATGCAACGATTCTGTTGTTATAGTTGAAGAAAATGTTTGTCAACAACGAAACCAACATTTAAGAAGCCAGCAACTTGCTGACAGCTGTGTTTTGAGCAGTGATGATGATGAACCAAGAGATAATGATGTAGTGTTGACTGATACACTACCCAGGGAATTGGAATTGCTGGAAGATGGCATTTCAAGTGCACGCCGTTCAGGTACTGTGAGTTGCCCAATTTGCATGGATGGATACTCAGAAATTGTACAGAGTGGAAGGCTTATTGTGTCAACAAAGTGTGGTCATGTTTTCTGTAGTCAGTGCCTCCGGGATTCTCTAAAAAATGTTAATTCTTGCCCGACTTGTAGGAAGAAACTTGGTTACAAACAGTATCATCCAATTTATATATGA